From the Gemmatimonadota bacterium genome, one window contains:
- a CDS encoding efflux RND transporter permease subunit has translation MAENEKRTSLLPRISVTRPVTVTMCLVGLMVIGLVAYWRIPIQAWASGNDWNRFWVDVATENASVQERFNTIALPMERHMRTVRELSDIYAFAGDPWAGVELKFHRGTDMREAYVRVADRLEHARLDLPEEVRDQIKVYSWNQETDSEVIWTGLSIPEDIVDKEQWVQTHVLDPIERIDGVAKTSVWGFEKKEVLILADQERLRTHGIETHELVASLQQDNFSLSGGQVQEGGKRFYVRSLAHYQSLKEIEDIVVRGRYSSAQVRLKDVADVVYAAPPRDRVWRVDGQRNLGLDVYKESGENIVDLCKRIVGKMEEIEANTPAVFRLFYSEGKLIEDSMDNLKVTGLWGGLFAALVLLFFLRALRMTALITLSIPLCVMMTITVLYFMGWSLNLLTMMGLMVGVGMVVDNAIVIVENIYRLRAEGEEPRGASIHGASEVGLAITMATLTTVVVFLPMMLMNDSFDMKFLLSKIGMPVVFALVASLFVALLFIPLAAQRFGDAVVRSDPKSIAFVRRIYRRGLNWVIHHRRDAFLVVLVLFATIYFPYQNVKKTDKMRFSSNRVTIRMYGPRNFSLEEMDKIASDLEVYVNEQRDRYKIRNVMTYFRRGYINLRMNLEEDPHQEWWYAVYRWAGNLAGFPIERWMTRQEIIDELNKEVPRYVGFRVSVESRNSGGRDPYVGVYLYGPDFEKLEDMLGEVERRLQQIPSVTSLQSDLEFGKDEIRIRVNRAQAKKHGIPAERISRTLAYQLRGATLPRFQTDDHEVNVQLILDESDRQSLVQLKNFMFVTDAGEKLPLSSFATFEVAKGPGHIFRHNGRNRLRVRVYTTKDDVEGLYQEVDRVMEGFTLPRGYEWNKGERHSQYSRESQAMTFAVIMAVVFVFLLMGVLFESVILPFAVIFSIPFSFLGVYWGLWLTGTTMDFMSNVGAIVLIGVVVNNAIVLVDMINRLRQAGMDRAEAIMAAGHNRFRPILMTTCTTVFGLFPMAIGSSTMMGMPYAPLGITMMGGLIVSTALTLFVVPLFYVLLDDLRGSLKRIAAVSFQRSERWGDDPAQAAD, from the coding sequence CCGGTGACGGTGACGATGTGTTTGGTGGGGTTGATGGTGATTGGGCTGGTGGCTTATTGGCGCATTCCCATTCAGGCATGGGCGTCGGGCAATGACTGGAACCGGTTTTGGGTGGATGTGGCCACAGAAAATGCGTCGGTTCAAGAGCGGTTTAATACCATTGCGTTGCCGATGGAACGGCATATGCGTACGGTGAGAGAACTCAGCGATATTTACGCATTTGCCGGCGATCCGTGGGCAGGAGTTGAGTTGAAATTTCACAGGGGCACGGATATGCGCGAGGCGTATGTTCGGGTGGCAGATCGACTCGAGCACGCCAGACTCGATTTGCCCGAGGAAGTGCGCGATCAGATCAAGGTGTATTCGTGGAATCAGGAAACCGATTCCGAGGTGATCTGGACAGGGCTATCTATTCCGGAGGATATTGTCGATAAGGAGCAATGGGTTCAAACCCATGTTCTCGATCCGATTGAGCGGATTGATGGGGTGGCGAAAACCAGTGTGTGGGGGTTTGAGAAAAAGGAGGTTTTGATTCTGGCGGATCAAGAGCGGCTGCGAACGCACGGTATTGAAACCCATGAGCTTGTGGCGTCGTTGCAGCAGGACAATTTTTCCCTGTCTGGTGGTCAGGTGCAGGAGGGCGGTAAGCGGTTTTACGTGCGATCTCTGGCGCATTATCAAAGCCTGAAGGAGATTGAGGATATTGTTGTTCGGGGTCGTTATAGCAGCGCGCAGGTGCGTCTGAAGGATGTGGCAGATGTGGTGTATGCTGCGCCGCCTCGAGACCGGGTGTGGCGCGTGGATGGGCAGCGCAATTTGGGTCTGGATGTGTATAAGGAGTCGGGTGAGAATATTGTCGATTTATGCAAGCGCATTGTGGGCAAAATGGAGGAGATTGAGGCCAATACGCCTGCGGTGTTTCGCCTGTTTTACAGCGAGGGCAAGCTGATAGAAGATTCGATGGATAATTTGAAAGTTACGGGTCTTTGGGGCGGGTTGTTTGCGGCGCTGGTGTTGTTGTTTTTTCTGCGCGCTTTGCGTATGACGGCGCTGATTACGCTGTCCATTCCGCTGTGTGTGATGATGACGATTACCGTGCTCTATTTTATGGGTTGGTCGCTCAATTTGTTGACGATGATGGGGTTGATGGTGGGGGTGGGCATGGTGGTGGATAATGCGATTGTGATTGTGGAGAATATTTATCGCTTGCGGGCAGAGGGGGAAGAGCCACGCGGTGCATCCATACACGGGGCCAGCGAGGTGGGGCTGGCGATTACGATGGCGACGCTGACCACTGTGGTGGTGTTTTTGCCGATGATGCTGATGAATGACAGCTTTGATATGAAGTTTTTGCTGTCGAAAATTGGGATGCCCGTGGTGTTTGCGCTGGTGGCGTCTCTGTTTGTGGCGCTGTTGTTTATCCCCCTGGCTGCCCAGCGGTTTGGCGATGCGGTTGTGCGGTCAGATCCAAAGTCCATCGCTTTTGTCCGCCGCATTTATCGGCGCGGTTTGAACTGGGTTATTCACCATCGGCGAGATGCGTTTCTCGTGGTGCTGGTCTTGTTTGCTACGATTTATTTTCCATATCAGAACGTGAAGAAGACCGATAAGATGCGTTTTTCTTCGAATCGCGTGACCATTCGCATGTATGGCCCCAGAAATTTTTCCCTGGAAGAGATGGATAAAATTGCGAGCGATCTGGAAGTGTATGTGAATGAGCAGCGGGATAGGTATAAAATCAGAAATGTTATGACGTATTTTCGGCGCGGGTATATCAATTTGAGAATGAATCTCGAGGAAGATCCCCATCAAGAGTGGTGGTATGCTGTGTATCGCTGGGCAGGCAATTTGGCTGGCTTTCCCATTGAGCGGTGGATGACGCGACAAGAGATTATTGACGAGTTGAATAAGGAGGTGCCGCGCTATGTGGGGTTTCGGGTGTCGGTAGAATCCAGAAATTCGGGTGGGCGAGATCCCTATGTGGGGGTGTATTTGTACGGTCCTGATTTTGAAAAATTAGAAGATATGCTGGGGGAAGTGGAGCGGCGGTTGCAACAGATTCCATCGGTGACGAGTTTGCAAAGCGATCTGGAGTTTGGGAAAGACGAGATTCGCATTCGCGTGAACCGCGCACAGGCGAAAAAGCACGGTATTCCGGCAGAGCGGATCAGTCGCACGCTGGCATATCAACTGCGCGGTGCGACTTTGCCGCGGTTTCAGACGGATGATCACGAGGTGAATGTGCAACTGATTCTGGATGAATCCGACCGGCAGTCGCTGGTGCAGTTGAAGAATTTTATGTTTGTGACCGATGCGGGTGAAAAGCTGCCCTTGTCGAGTTTTGCAACTTTTGAAGTGGCCAAAGGTCCAGGGCATATTTTCAGGCATAATGGTCGCAACCGGTTGCGCGTGCGCGTTTATACGACCAAGGATGATGTGGAGGGGTTGTATCAGGAGGTCGATCGGGTGATGGAGGGGTTCACGCTGCCGAGGGGGTATGAGTGGAACAAGGGCGAGCGGCATTCGCAATACAGCCGGGAAAGTCAGGCGATGACATTTGCCGTGATTATGGCGGTCGTGTTTGTGTTTTTGCTGATGGGGGTGTTGTTTGAGTCGGTTATTTTGCCTTTTGCCGTGATTTTTTCCATTCCATTTTCGTTTTTGGGGGTGTACTGGGGGTTGTGGTTGACGGGTACGACGATGGATTTTATGTCGAATGTGGGGGCAATTGTGCTGATTGGGGTGGTGGTCAACAACGCGATTGTGCTGGTCGATATGATCAATAGGTTGCGCCAGGCGGGTATGGATCGCGCAGAGGCAATTATGGCGGCGGGTCACAACCGCTTTCGTCCCATTTTGATGACGACCTGCACGACGGTGTTCGGGTTGTTTCCCATGGCGATTGGCAGCAGTACGATGATGGGGATGCCTTACGCGCCACTGGGTATTACGATGATGGGTGGGTTGATTGTGTCAACGGCGTTGACGCTGTTTGTGGTTCCGCTGTTTTACGTTTTACTGGATGATTTGCGCGGGTCATTAAAGCGGATTGCCGCGGTGAGTTTCCAGAGGTCAGAGCGATGGGGGGATGACCCGGCGCAGGCGGCGGATTAA